One part of the Luteibacter yeojuensis genome encodes these proteins:
- a CDS encoding DNA-binding domain-containing protein has product MNLRERQRVFAVSLATGAVPLGVDARGMAVYANNYRAQLLACLRDTYEKTVLWLGDDAFDANASRYIDRHTPSSWTLDAYGEQFVQWLENAYPADVEVGELAWLDWHLRRAFSGADAQPMEVRDLVADDWDRVEIEFVPTLRFRPMLSNAVAIWRALADETPPPPVVIVDAGVGARVWRQGLSPRFASMTADESTCLDLALAGASFGEICASLERTHDEEQTARIAGGCLGAWTAEGMIRQLRR; this is encoded by the coding sequence ATGAACCTCAGGGAACGACAGCGTGTCTTCGCCGTCTCGCTCGCGACGGGCGCCGTCCCCTTGGGCGTCGATGCGCGCGGCATGGCCGTCTATGCGAACAACTATCGCGCGCAGCTTCTCGCCTGCCTGCGCGATACCTACGAGAAGACGGTGCTCTGGCTCGGCGACGATGCCTTCGATGCCAATGCGTCGCGCTACATCGACCGTCATACGCCGTCGTCGTGGACCCTGGACGCGTACGGCGAACAATTCGTCCAGTGGCTGGAGAACGCCTATCCCGCGGATGTCGAGGTGGGTGAACTGGCCTGGCTGGACTGGCACCTGCGCCGTGCGTTCTCGGGTGCCGACGCGCAACCCATGGAAGTCCGCGACCTCGTCGCCGACGATTGGGACCGTGTGGAGATCGAGTTCGTCCCGACGCTGCGCTTCCGCCCCATGCTCAGCAACGCGGTCGCCATCTGGCGCGCCCTGGCCGACGAGACACCGCCGCCGCCGGTGGTGATCGTCGATGCCGGCGTCGGCGCCCGGGTATGGCGGCAGGGCCTGTCGCCACGCTTCGCCAGCATGACCGCCGACGAATCCACCTGCCTGGACCTCGCCCTTGCCGGCGCCAGCTTCGGCGAGATCTGCGCCAGCCTCGAGCGCACGCACGACGAGGAGCAGACCGCCCGCATCGCCGGCGGCTGCCTCGGTGCCTGGACCGCCGAAGGGATGATCCGTCAACTCCGGCGGTAG
- a CDS encoding DUF692 domain-containing protein, translating into MSHPVPTPLSGFGLGLRIPHYDDFLEAAQPVDFLEVISENFMVDGGKPLDVLAGIRERYPVALHGVSMNIGSSDGVDADYLARLRRLADRIEPLWVSDHLCWTGVEGFNSHDLLPLPYTEEALDLVASNVHAAQDALGRPLVLENPSTYLAFPDAAMSEAAFLAELCARTGCYLLLDVNNIYVSATNHGFDPDDWMRHLPLDRVLQLHLAGHSQGRDMLIDTHDSPVCDPVWDLYARFAERLGDVAVMIERDDHIPPLADLLAELAHARSLARDSRPRAA; encoded by the coding sequence ATGTCCCACCCTGTACCGACACCGTTGTCCGGCTTTGGGCTAGGCCTGCGCATCCCGCATTACGACGATTTCCTCGAAGCGGCGCAGCCCGTCGATTTCCTCGAGGTCATCTCCGAGAATTTCATGGTCGACGGCGGCAAGCCGCTCGACGTGCTCGCCGGTATTCGCGAGCGTTATCCCGTGGCCCTGCATGGCGTCTCGATGAACATCGGTTCGAGCGACGGCGTCGATGCGGATTACCTTGCCCGGCTGCGCCGTCTGGCGGACCGTATCGAGCCGCTGTGGGTGTCGGACCACCTCTGCTGGACGGGCGTGGAAGGATTCAATTCACACGACCTGCTGCCGCTGCCCTACACGGAGGAGGCGCTCGATCTCGTCGCGTCCAACGTGCATGCCGCACAGGATGCCCTCGGGCGGCCGCTGGTGCTGGAGAATCCGTCCACGTACCTCGCGTTTCCGGACGCGGCCATGAGCGAGGCGGCCTTCCTCGCCGAACTGTGCGCCCGCACCGGCTGCTACCTCCTGCTCGACGTGAACAACATCTACGTCAGTGCGACGAACCACGGCTTCGACCCCGACGACTGGATGCGGCACCTGCCCCTCGACCGCGTGTTGCAGCTCCACCTTGCCGGGCACAGCCAGGGGCGCGACATGCTGATCGATACGCACGATTCGCCCGTATGCGATCCGGTGTGGGATCTCTACGCACGCTTCGCCGAACGCCTGGGCGACGTCGCGGTGATGATCGAACGCGACGATCACATTCCGCCGCTTGCGGACCTGCTGGCCGAGCTCGCGCATGCGCGCTCCCTTGCACGCGACTCGCGTCCCCGCGCCGCATGA
- a CDS encoding DoxX family protein: MASTVVTTSRPTLRSRWNAFAGSLERWIGHDLLALAGRLSIAAIFFQSGRTKVEGFLTVTEGTYELFRTEYRLPLVPPEIAAHMSASVETFVPILLVLGLATRFSAFVLLGMTTIIEIFVYPDAWPTHLSWAAILLYLIGRGGGRLSLDRLFGIR; the protein is encoded by the coding sequence ATGGCATCCACCGTTGTCACGACCTCACGTCCCACCTTGCGCAGCCGCTGGAACGCATTCGCCGGAAGTCTCGAGCGATGGATCGGCCACGACCTGCTCGCACTGGCGGGACGACTGTCCATCGCCGCCATCTTCTTCCAGTCCGGCCGCACGAAGGTGGAAGGGTTCCTCACCGTCACCGAGGGAACCTACGAACTGTTCCGCACCGAATACCGCCTGCCGCTGGTTCCGCCGGAGATCGCGGCCCATATGTCGGCCAGCGTGGAGACCTTCGTCCCGATCCTGCTGGTGCTGGGTCTGGCCACGCGCTTCTCGGCGTTCGTGCTGCTCGGCATGACCACCATCATCGAGATCTTCGTCTATCCCGACGCATGGCCCACCCACCTTTCCTGGGCCGCGATCCTCCTCTACCTCATCGGCCGGGGCGGCGGGCGTCTTTCGCTCGACCGGCTCTTCGGTATCCGTTGA
- a CDS encoding DNA-binding domain-containing protein: MSGLASFQRDFAGALFDETSLFGPAGRPAFAIYRNTVMRACLDALEANFPAVACLVGRDWFRAAAAVHVADEPPRDARLATYGEAFPAFLAGFEPAAALPYLADVARLDRLWSESLHAADATALGTRHLASLAPQALAGMRPRLHPATRGFASALPARTIWQASRQGEPVDDALAWDPEYAVVVRVGHDVRVLPAGAADIALLEACEAGATLGEATLAVAEAHPDARIDLILSGLLQSGAFATS, encoded by the coding sequence ATGAGCGGCCTTGCATCGTTCCAGCGGGATTTCGCCGGTGCCCTGTTCGACGAGACGTCGCTTTTCGGCCCGGCCGGCAGGCCCGCCTTCGCGATCTATCGCAATACCGTGATGCGGGCGTGCCTCGACGCGCTGGAAGCCAATTTCCCGGCCGTGGCATGCCTCGTCGGGCGCGACTGGTTCCGCGCCGCCGCCGCGGTGCATGTCGCGGACGAGCCGCCTCGCGACGCGCGGCTCGCCACGTACGGCGAAGCGTTCCCGGCTTTCCTTGCCGGTTTCGAGCCGGCCGCCGCGCTGCCATACCTTGCCGACGTCGCCCGTCTCGATCGCCTGTGGTCGGAAAGCCTTCACGCCGCCGACGCCACCGCGCTCGGGACAAGGCACCTCGCGTCGCTCGCTCCCCAGGCGCTCGCCGGCATGCGCCCGCGGCTCCATCCCGCGACACGCGGGTTCGCCTCGGCGTTGCCCGCGCGCACCATCTGGCAAGCCAGTCGCCAGGGCGAGCCGGTCGACGACGCCCTTGCCTGGGATCCCGAATACGCTGTCGTGGTACGCGTGGGGCACGACGTCCGCGTCCTGCCCGCGGGGGCGGCGGATATCGCACTGCTCGAAGCATGCGAAGCGGGCGCGACGCTCGGGGAAGCGACGCTCGCGGTGGCGGAAGCGCATCCCGATGCACGCATCGACCTCATTCTTTCCGGGCTCCTCCAGTCCGGCGCATTCGCCACGTCATGA
- a CDS encoding DUF692 family multinuclear iron-containing protein translates to MRGPLAAGLSFKPQHIDGALECASAGLWFEVHPENYLAEGGPHPAMLDALAERHPVSLHGVSLSLAAAAPPDPAHLRRLRRLVDRVKPVLVSEHLAWSAWGGAYLPDLLPFPRSHEALARVVENVQRSQDALGRKLSLENPSHYLSLEGHDWSETDFLAELVRRSGCGLLLDINNVHVSAHNLGVDARAYLDRFPLRSVTEIHLAGHGVDDGVAGGLLVDSHDAPVAEPVWELYRYVLALDGPRPTLIERDGNVPPFETLHEECLRANALLAECRMAA, encoded by the coding sequence GTGCGCGGACCGCTCGCCGCCGGCCTGAGCTTCAAACCGCAGCACATCGACGGCGCGCTGGAGTGTGCGTCGGCGGGGCTGTGGTTCGAGGTTCATCCGGAGAACTACCTGGCCGAGGGCGGTCCGCATCCGGCCATGCTGGATGCGCTGGCGGAGCGACATCCCGTGTCGCTCCATGGCGTATCGCTTTCGCTGGCCGCCGCGGCGCCACCCGATCCGGCGCACCTGCGCCGGTTGCGCCGGCTCGTCGACCGCGTGAAACCCGTGCTGGTATCCGAACACCTTGCATGGTCGGCATGGGGTGGGGCCTATCTCCCGGACCTCCTCCCGTTCCCCCGCAGCCATGAAGCGCTCGCCCGCGTCGTGGAAAATGTGCAGCGCAGCCAGGACGCGCTCGGGCGGAAGCTTTCGCTGGAAAATCCTTCCCATTACCTTTCGCTCGAGGGGCACGACTGGAGCGAAACCGACTTTCTTGCGGAGCTGGTGCGCCGAAGCGGCTGCGGCCTGCTCCTCGACATCAACAACGTCCACGTGAGCGCGCACAACCTCGGTGTCGATGCGCGCGCCTACCTGGACCGTTTCCCGCTGCGTTCGGTCACGGAGATCCACCTCGCGGGTCATGGCGTCGACGACGGCGTGGCCGGCGGCCTGCTGGTGGACTCGCACGATGCCCCGGTCGCCGAACCGGTGTGGGAACTGTACCGCTACGTCCTGGCACTCGACGGTCCGCGCCCGACGCTCATCGAGCGGGACGGCAACGTGCCGCCGTTCGAGACGCTGCATGAGGAATGCCTCCGCGCGAACGCCCTGCTCGCCGAATGCCGGATGGCGGCATGA
- a CDS encoding DUF2282 domain-containing protein has protein sequence MNRHAATLALTLAALVGGVAHAGEAQGAAKPAMEKCWGVAKAGQNDCAAGPGTTCAGTAKADYQKNAWKLVPAGTCTSIKTPHGNGSLTKAG, from the coding sequence ATGAACCGTCACGCCGCCACGCTCGCCCTTACCCTTGCCGCCCTGGTCGGCGGTGTCGCCCACGCCGGCGAAGCGCAGGGCGCCGCGAAGCCCGCCATGGAGAAATGCTGGGGCGTCGCCAAGGCGGGCCAGAACGATTGCGCCGCCGGCCCCGGCACCACCTGCGCCGGCACGGCGAAGGCCGATTACCAGAAGAATGCGTGGAAGCTGGTTCCGGCCGGCACCTGCACCTCGATCAAGACGCCCCACGGCAACGGCTCGCTGACGAAAGCAGGCTGA
- a CDS encoding sigma-70 family RNA polymerase sigma factor encodes MKNRQVSAEVAEGHLVGRSPAEVEMRACFIAGLAGDATRYRDFLDGLSGHLRAYLRRRLPRAQADVEDILQETLLAVHNARHTYRTEQPLTAWVHAIARYKLMDFFRAHSRREALHDPFEDDGGLFVASDVEPTDARRDVGMLLEALPDRHRLPIQLVKLEGLSVAEAAQRCGMSESAVKVGVHRGLKALAVRIRGQS; translated from the coding sequence ATGAAAAATCGGCAGGTCAGCGCGGAGGTCGCGGAAGGACACCTGGTGGGTCGATCGCCCGCCGAGGTGGAAATGCGCGCGTGTTTCATTGCCGGCCTCGCCGGCGACGCGACGCGCTACCGCGACTTCCTCGACGGCCTCTCGGGCCACCTGCGCGCCTATCTCCGCCGGCGCCTGCCCCGCGCGCAGGCGGATGTCGAGGATATCCTGCAGGAAACCCTGCTGGCCGTGCATAATGCGCGGCACACGTATCGTACGGAGCAGCCGCTCACCGCCTGGGTCCATGCGATCGCCCGCTACAAGTTGATGGATTTCTTCCGAGCCCATTCGCGCCGCGAGGCATTGCACGACCCTTTCGAGGATGACGGCGGCCTGTTCGTCGCATCCGATGTCGAACCGACGGACGCGCGACGCGATGTCGGCATGTTGCTCGAGGCCCTGCCCGACCGCCACCGCCTGCCGATCCAGCTCGTGAAGCTGGAGGGGTTGTCCGTGGCCGAGGCCGCGCAACGCTGCGGCATGTCGGAATCGGCGGTGAAGGTCGGCGTGCACCGGGGCCTGAAGGCGCTGGCCGTGCGGATCCGGGGGCAGTCATGA
- a CDS encoding NrsF family protein, translated as MKTDDLIAMLATQAPPVDRRAPVRRFALAWVTGFVAALLLMVLLLGVRPDIENAMTMPTFWFRLGYASAIAAAALWVTSRLARPGVRVGGAWAVLAVPVAVGWVAMGWVLAHAAPGTHLPLILGHTWRVCPLLIATLAMPAFVAMLWAVRGMAPVRPRLAGAAVGLLSGATGTVAYCLHCPEMAPPFWSTWYLLGMLIPAALGVVVGPRALRW; from the coding sequence ATGAAGACCGACGACCTCATCGCGATGCTCGCGACGCAGGCGCCCCCGGTGGACCGCCGTGCCCCCGTTCGCCGCTTCGCCCTCGCCTGGGTGACCGGTTTCGTGGCGGCCCTGCTGCTGATGGTGCTGTTGCTGGGGGTCCGGCCGGACATCGAGAACGCCATGACCATGCCGACCTTCTGGTTCCGGCTGGGCTATGCCAGCGCCATCGCGGCCGCGGCCCTCTGGGTCACCTCGCGGCTCGCCCGGCCGGGTGTGCGCGTCGGCGGGGCATGGGCGGTGCTGGCCGTACCGGTGGCGGTGGGCTGGGTGGCCATGGGCTGGGTCCTGGCCCATGCGGCGCCGGGCACCCACCTGCCGCTGATCCTGGGCCATACCTGGCGTGTCTGCCCCCTCCTCATCGCCACCCTGGCCATGCCGGCCTTCGTGGCCATGCTGTGGGCCGTCCGCGGGATGGCGCCGGTGCGGCCGCGGCTGGCCGGCGCGGCGGTCGGCCTTCTGTCGGGCGCCACGGGCACGGTGGCCTACTGCCTGCACTGCCCGGAAATGGCGCCGCCGTTCTGGTCCACGTGGTACCTGCTGGGCATGCTCATCCCCGCCGCCCTCGGCGTCGTGGTCGGCCCACGCGCCTTGCGTTGGTAA